One segment of Onychomys torridus chromosome 3, mOncTor1.1, whole genome shotgun sequence DNA contains the following:
- the LOC118580118 gene encoding sperm motility kinase X-like: protein MEQGEEARCSDEETFTAEYKMMMTLGRGQFSEVKRAFHIPTVSWVAVKILRNQKKYASLIKSEINIMKSLTHPNIIKLFHVVQTRETTYLVMEHASEGDLLHHILDLGHLEESKARRLFTQILHAVQYCHDNFIIHRDIKAQNILLDHKGNAKLCDFGLSAKVIPGQKLGDFCGTLPYCAPELFGKEAYDGRATDIWSLGVLLFFMVTGRFPFSAYSDVRVIQQILDANFRVPPYVSVDIRDVILKLLIKNPYRRLTIGQIMRHPMVRNSEAHSPPTFPQSLPGTLSPGIVRAMTIMGYKSEEIIESLRDQKYNQVMATYLILQHQSPRGDGFHHQEKPMRAMQSGLVLNLADLHTFPVFLWRATKPARPTFTLPPKTNEKEEKSARQGGTRHSMSAALCCQPKKTHPPHLPHLGCPVADSLVGSNLEITEYFTQTEIGSLSSHMASVQPPHFLDTSSPRPHQSETTGDRDNNVSSCSSQEELCSSQEASQYFTPTGSFLWDTLQEETITQGLTTTQEGTMAQDKAITHEVTMTQDEAITHEVTMSQDEAITHEVTMSQDEAITHEVTMIQDEAITLEVTMSQDEAITHEVTMSQDEAITQATMSQNEAITHGATMTQEGTMNQDEAITHEVTMNQDEAINHEATMTQEGTMNQDEAITP from the coding sequence ATGGAGCAGGGCGAGGAGGCCCGCTGCTCTGATGAGGAGACCTTCACTGCTGAGTATAAGATGATGATGACCCTGggcagaggacagttttcagagGTCAAACGGGCCTTTCATATCCCCACTGTATCCTGGGTGGCTGTAAAAATTCTTAGAAATCAGAAGAAGTATGCCTCGCTTATCAAGAGTGAAATCAACATCATGAAATCCCTTACCCATCCCAACATAATTAAATTGTTTCATGTGGTCCAGACCAGAGAGACCACCTACCTGGTGATGGAGCATGCTTCAGAGGGAGACCTGCTGCATCACATCCTGGACCTGGGGCACTTAGAGGAGAGCAAGGCTCGAAGGCTGTTTACTCAGATACTGCATGCAGTGCAGTATTGCCATGATAACTTTATCATCCACAGAGACATAAAGGCCCAAAACATCCTGCTCGACCACAAGGGTAATGCCAAGCTATGTGATTTCGGCCTCTCGGCTAAGGTCATCCCTGGGCAGAAACTTGGTGATTTCTGTGGCACTTTACCTTACTGTGCCCCAGAACTCTTTGGAAAGGAGGCATATGATGGCCGTGCCACTGATATTTGGAGTTTAGGTGTGCTCCTCTTCTTCATGGTGACTGGGCGCTTTCCCTTCAGTGCTTACTCTGATGTGAGGGTGATACAGCAGATCCTTGATGCAAACTTCAGGGTGCCTCCCTATGTTTCCGTTGATATTCGTGATGTCATCCTCAAACTGCTGATTAAAAACCCCTACAGGAGGCTCACCATAGGCCAAATCATGAGGCACCCCATGGTCAGGAACAGTGAGGCCCATTCACCGCCTACTTTCCCACAGTCTCTCCCAGGCACCCTGAGCCCTGGCATTGTCAGGGCCATGACAATCATGGGGTACAAATCCGAAGAAATCATTGAGTCCCTGAGAGACCAGAAATACAACCAGGTGATGGCCACTTACCTAATTCTACAGCACCAGTCACCCAGGGGAGACGGCTTCCATCACCAGGAGAAACCCATGAGAGCCATGCAGTCAGGCCTTGTCCTCAACCTGGCAGATCTTCACACTTTCCCTGTGTTCTTATGGAGAGCTACCAAGCCTGCTCGCCCCACCTTCACCTTGCCACCCAAGACcaatgagaaagaggagaagagtgccaggcagggtggcacaagGCACAGCATGTCTGCCGCCTTGTGCTGCCAGCCAAAGAAGACCCACCCTCCCCACCTACCCCATCTGGGCTGTCCTGTGGCTGATTCTCTCGTGGGCAGCAACCTGGAAATCACTGAGTATTTCACACAGACTGAGATCGGGTcactcagcagccacatggccagtgtccagccacctcactttctGGACACTTCATCTCCTAGGCCACACCAGAGTGAGACTACAGGTGACAGAGACAACAACGTGTCCTCCTGCAGCTCCCAGGAGGAACTCTGCAGCTCCCAGGAGGCATCTCAGTATTTCACCCCCACAGGCTCCTTCCTTTGGGATACACTGCAGGAAGAGACCATCACCCAGGGATTGACTACgacccaggaagggaccatgGCCCAGGATAAGGCCATAACTCATGAAgtgaccatgacccaggatgaggccataACTCATGAAGTGACCATGAGCCAGGATGAGGCCATAACTCATGAAGTGACCATGAgccaggatgaggccatcaccCATGAAGTTACCATGAtccaggatgaggccatcaccCTTGAAGTGACCATGAGCCAGGATGAGGCCATAACTCATGAAGTGACCATGAgccaggatgaggccatcaccCAAGCGACCATGAGCCAGAATGAGGCAATAACTCATGGAGCGACCATgacccaggaagggaccatgaACCAGGATGAGGCCATAACTCATGAAGTGACCATGAACCAGGATGAGGCCATAAATCATGAAGCTACCATGACCCAGGAAGGCACCATGAaccaggatgaggccatcaccCCATGA